The following is a genomic window from Deltaproteobacteria bacterium.
TATGCAAGAAATTCTGCCAGTCCTCTTGTGCTTAATACTTTTGTTATTGCCGCTGTTAGGCTGGTCTTGCCGTGGTCTACATGACCTATTGTCCCTATGTTTATGTGCGGCTTTGTCCTGTCAAATTTGGCCTTGCTCATAAAAACCTCCTAGAAAAAGTTAAACTTAAATAACCAGGTCAGCAGAATACAAGACTAAAAACTTGTGACTTGGTGATTTGTGACTGTTCTTATTTACCTTGCACCTTCGCGACTATCTCTTCTGCTATTGAGTGTGGCACCCGCTCATAATGGGAAAACTGCATGGTAAAGGTAGCCCTTCCCTGGGTCTTAGATCTTATATCAGTTGAATAACCAAACATCAGAGCCAAGGGAACCTTTGATGACACTACATTAAATCCACCCCTTGTTTCCATGCCAAGTATCTTGCCTCTCCTTGAATTCAAATCTCCGATAACATCTCCCATAAACTGCTCAGGGGTTACAACCTCCACATCCATAATGGGTTCCAGAAGTATTGGGGTTGCCCTTCTCATTCCATCCTTGAAGCCAATAGAGGCCGCTATCTTAAACGCCATTTCAGATGAGTCAACATCGTGATAAGAACCATCGAACAATGAAACCTTTATATCTACAACAGGATACCCTGCAAGCACACCTGTATCTATTGTCTCCCTTAGGCCCTTCTCAACTGCAGATATATACTCCTTCGGAACAGTGCCGCCCACAATATTATTCTCAAATTCAAAACCTTTGCCAGGCTCCTGCGGTCCAACCTCAAGCCAGACATGGCCGTATTGGCCGCGGCCGCCTGTCTGTTTTATATACTTGCCCTCAGCCTCAACCGTCTTTGTTATGGTCTCTCTATATGCAACCTGCGGCTTGCCAACATTCGCCTCAACCTTAAACTCTCTCATTAATCTATCTACAATAATCTCAAGGTGCAATTCACCCATACCCGATATAATCGTTTGAGCGGTCTCTTCATCTGTCTTCACCCTGAACGAAGGGTCTTCTATGGCAAGCTTCTGCAGCGATATGCCGAGTTTTTCCTGATCAGCCTTTGTCTTCGGCTCTATTGCTATGCTCATAACAGGCTCAGGAAATATCATTCGTTCTAACAGTATCGGTTTATCATCATCGCATAGGGTATCGCCTGTTATGGTACTCTTCAGGCCCACTGCCGCTGCTATCTCGCCTGCATAAACCTCTTTTATCTCTTCTCTTTTATTTGCATGCATTTTTAAGAGTCTTCCAACCCGCTCTTTCTGCTGCTTCGTGGCATTGTAAACATAAGAGCCCGCTGCCATATAACCTGAATAAACCCTGAAGAATGTAAGCTGACCAACAAATGGGTCTGTCATTATCTTAAATGCAATGGCTGAAAATGGCGCATTATCATCTGCCTTTCTTTCCTCTTCCTTTTCCGTGTCAGGGTTTATCCCTTTTACAGCAGCGATATCAACAGGCGATGGGAGATATTCCAAAACAGAATCCAGAAGCGGCTGAATCCCTTTATTTTTAAAAGACGAGCCGCAAAGCACAGGGGTTATAGCCATCGAGATAGCGCCCTTTCTTATTGCCTTTTTTAATTCATCCTCTGTCGGCTGTTTGCCATCCATATATTTTCCCATAACTACTTCATCAAAATCAGCGGCAGCCTCTATAAGTTTGTCTCTGTACTCATGAACTATATCTTTCATATCTGAAGGGACATCTTCATAACGAAACTTTGCACCAAGTGTAGATTCATCCCAGATTATGGCCTTTTGTGAAACAAGGTCAATCACGCCCTTAAAGCTATCTTCTACGCCCACAGGAAGCTGCAACACAACAGGTCTGGTTTGGAGCCTGTCTACCATCATCTTTATAACCCTGAAATAATCTGCCCCAACCCTGTCCATCTTATTTACAAACGCAATCCTCGGAACCTTATATTTATTCGCCTGACGCCATACTGTTTCTGATTGAGGCTCAACACCTCCCACAGAACAGAACACCGCGACAGCGCCGTCAAGAACCCTTAAAGACCTTTCAACCTCTATAGTAAAATCAACATGGCCCGGCGTATCAATTATATTAATGCGGTTATCCTTCCAAAAGCATGTTGTTGCGGCTGAAGTAATGGTAATACCCCTTTCCTGCTCCTGAGGCATCCAGTCCATAACAGCCGTGCCCTCGTGAACCTCTCCTATCTTATAAGTAACACCCGTATAGTAGAGAATTCTCTCGGTTGTAGTGGTCTTACCAGCATCTATATGGGCCATTATCCCTATATTCCTTGTATTTTCTATCGGCACTGATCTTGGCATTTTGTCGCTTCGCTCCATTGCAAATTGCAATTATTGTTAGACTACCATCTGTAATGCGCAAATGCCTTATTTGCCTCGGCCATCTTATGCACATCCTCTCTCTTCTTTACTGCCCCGCCTTTACTGTTTGCCGCATCTATTAGTTCAGAGGTAAGTTTTTCAACCATTGTTTTCTCTGCGCCGCGCGCCTTTGCGTATGTTGCAATCCACCTTAACGCAAGCGATATCTTGCGCTGTGGTCTGACCTCCTGTGGAACCTGATAGGTTGCGCCTCCAACCCTGCGGGACTTCACCTCAAGCATAGGCCTCACATTATCAAGCGCCTTTTTAAATATCTTGAGCGGGTCTTCCTTTGTCTTTTCTTTCATCCTGTCAAATACTCTATAAACAATCCCTTCTGCAACACTTTTTTTACCATCGCTCATTATAGTGTTCACAAACTTTGTGATAAGTTTATCATTATATTTTGGATCCGGCAGAACATCCCTTTTTGAAACAATTCCTTTCCTAGACATCAAACCTCCCTTATCGCTTCGCTCAATTGCAAATTGAAGAGTGAAGATTGAAAATTGCAAATTAAAGATTTGATTTTACATTTTGCAATTTGCATTTTGCAATTTTATTTTGGTCTCTTCGCCCCGTATTTGGAGCGGCCCTGTTTTCTGTTTTGAACACCAACCGCATCCATAGTGCCTCTGATGATGTGGTACCTGACGCCTGGCAAATCCTTTACCTTTCCGCCTCTTATAAGAACAACTGAATGCTCCTGAAGATTATGGCCAATCCCAGGAATATAAGAGGTCACCTCCATGGCATTTGTAAGCCTAACCCTTGCCACTTTTCTGAGCGCTGAGTTTGGCTTTTTAGGGGTTGTTGTATAAACCCTGATACAAACCCCCCTCTTCTGCGGACATTCTTTTAAGGCAGGCGCAGTTGTCTTCCTTTTTACAGCCCTTCTCCCTTTTTTAACCAACTGATTTATCGTGGGCATCCGTTGTCTCCCCCTACCTTGCACCGAAAGAAAATCGGCCTCGCAACCTTTTTCTGAAACAAAACTTGGTAAGACTATCAGATTTCACAATTCATTGTCAAGTATAATTTAATACAAATGCAAATTTAATCTGATGGTTCTTGTGTTAAGCCGGATTCTTCAGGTACAGCAAGCGATAGTTTCCTGTAATAAGGGAAACCAGTGCCGGCAGGAACCAGTTTACCCATAATTACATTCTCTTTGAGTCCCCTCAGATAATCTACCTTGCCTGCGATACTCGCCTCTGTTAAGACCTTTGTTGTCTCCTGGAAA
Proteins encoded in this region:
- the fusA gene encoding elongation factor G: MPRSVPIENTRNIGIMAHIDAGKTTTTERILYYTGVTYKIGEVHEGTAVMDWMPQEQERGITITSAATTCFWKDNRINIIDTPGHVDFTIEVERSLRVLDGAVAVFCSVGGVEPQSETVWRQANKYKVPRIAFVNKMDRVGADYFRVIKMMVDRLQTRPVVLQLPVGVEDSFKGVIDLVSQKAIIWDESTLGAKFRYEDVPSDMKDIVHEYRDKLIEAAADFDEVVMGKYMDGKQPTEDELKKAIRKGAISMAITPVLCGSSFKNKGIQPLLDSVLEYLPSPVDIAAVKGINPDTEKEEERKADDNAPFSAIAFKIMTDPFVGQLTFFRVYSGYMAAGSYVYNATKQQKERVGRLLKMHANKREEIKEVYAGEIAAAVGLKSTITGDTLCDDDKPILLERMIFPEPVMSIAIEPKTKADQEKLGISLQKLAIEDPSFRVKTDEETAQTIISGMGELHLEIIVDRLMREFKVEANVGKPQVAYRETITKTVEAEGKYIKQTGGRGQYGHVWLEVGPQEPGKGFEFENNIVGGTVPKEYISAVEKGLRETIDTGVLAGYPVVDIKVSLFDGSYHDVDSSEMAFKIAASIGFKDGMRRATPILLEPIMDVEVVTPEQFMGDVIGDLNSRRGKILGMETRGGFNVVSSKVPLALMFGYSTDIRSKTQGRATFTMQFSHYERVPHSIAEEIVAKVQGK
- the rpsL gene encoding 30S ribosomal protein S12, whose translation is MPTINQLVKKGRRAVKRKTTAPALKECPQKRGVCIRVYTTTPKKPNSALRKVARVRLTNAMEVTSYIPGIGHNLQEHSVVLIRGGKVKDLPGVRYHIIRGTMDAVGVQNRKQGRSKYGAKRPK
- the rpsG gene encoding 30S ribosomal protein S7 — protein: MSRKGIVSKRDVLPDPKYNDKLITKFVNTIMSDGKKSVAEGIVYRVFDRMKEKTKEDPLKIFKKALDNVRPMLEVKSRRVGGATYQVPQEVRPQRKISLALRWIATYAKARGAEKTMVEKLTSELIDAANSKGGAVKKREDVHKMAEANKAFAHYRW
- a CDS encoding GTP-binding protein; the encoded protein is MSKAKFDRTKPHINIGTIGHVDHGKTSLTAAITKVLSTRGLAEFLA